A single window of Artemia franciscana unplaced genomic scaffold, ASM3288406v1 Scaffold_3656, whole genome shotgun sequence DNA harbors:
- the LOC136043191 gene encoding rab GDP dissociation inhibitor alpha-like translates to MDEEYDAIVLGTGLKECFLSGMLSVSGKKVLHMDSNKYYGRESASITPLQELFAKFGLPAPDESFGRGKDWNVDLIPKFLMANGQLIKMLIYTGAIRYLEFKSIEGSYVYQKGQIHKVPATEQEALMSDLMSLWDKIRFRNFLNYVQNWDDNDPTTWRDLNPQVATMHQVFVYFGLNANIAEFTGHALALHGDDSYLQRPAEETLRRIKLYKASLDRYGKSPYLYPKYGLDELHYGFARLSAIYGGTYILDKPIDEIIMENGKAVGVRSGGETARCKQVYCDPSFVPGKSKKIYQVIHCICLMDHPLPGTKDALSSQLIIPQRQVNRNSDIYISVVSYTNQVAPKGWFIATVSTKVETANPEAEIWPALVLLGPLKQKIVRVSDYYRPKEDGTDSQLFISQSYDATTHFETTCLDVLDIFRRGTGEDFDILWGRGIENDIL, encoded by the coding sequence atggatgaagaATATGATGCCATTGTTCTTGGAACTGGTTTGAAAGAATGCTTTTTGAGTGGAATGCTGAGCGTAAGTGGGAAAAAAGTTCTTCATATGGatagtaacaaatactatggtCGAGAATCAGCTTCAATTACTCCTCTTCAAGAGCTATTTGCCAAATTTGGACTCCCGGCACCTGATGAAAGTTTTGGGAGAGGGAAAGACTGGAATGTCGACTTAATCCCTAAGTTTTTAATGGCAAACGGCCAACTTATTAAAATGCTTATTTACACAGGAGCAATACGGTATTTGGAATTCAAGTCAATTGAGGGATCATATGTATACCAGAAAGGGCAAATTCATAAAGTACCTGCTACTGAACAAGAGGCATTAATGTCTGATCTCATGAGTTTATGGGATAAGATACGATTccgaaattttttgaattacgTCCAAAATTGGGATGACAATGACCCTACAACTTGGAGGGATTTAAATCCGCAGGTGGCAACTATGCATCAAGTGTTTGTATATTTTGGATTGAATGCCAATATTGCAGAGTTTACTGGTCATGCCCTAGCTCTACATGGAGACGATTCATACTTACAACGTCCTGCCGAGGAAACTCTGAGAAGAATTAAACTGTACAAAGCGTCTCTTGATCGCTATGGCAAATCTCCATACCTTTATCCAAAATATGGTTTGGATGAACTCCATTACGGATTTGCTCGGTTGAGTGCTATCTATGGTGGAACTTACATATTAGATAAACCAATAGACGAAATTATTATGGAAAACGGTAAAGCTGTTGGAGTACGCTCTGGTGGAGAGACAGCTAGATGTAAGCAGGTGTACTGTGATCCCAGCTTTGTTCCTGgcaaatcaaaaaaaatttatcaggtTATCCATTGCATTTGCTTAATGGACCACCCACTTCCTGGCACAAAGGATGCTTTATCATCACAGCTCATAATACCTCAGAGACAGGTCAACAGGAACTCGGATATTTATATATCTGTAGTAAGTTATACTAATCAAGTGGCACCAAAAGGCTGGTTCATTGCAACTGTATCAACAAAGGTGGAAACAGCCAACCCAGAAGCAGAAATTTGGCCTGCTCTTGTGCTTCTTGGACcacttaaacaaaaaattgtaagagTGAGTGACTACTACAGGCCAAAAGAAGACGGAACTGACTCCCAGCTATTCATTTCACAATCTTATGATGCTACTACCCATTTTGAGACTACTTGCTTGGATGTATTGGATATTTTCCGTCGTGGTACTGGGGAAGATTTTGATATACTGTGGGGAAGAGGAATAGAGAATGATATTCTCTAG